Proteins from one Gibbsiella quercinecans genomic window:
- a CDS encoding Grx4 family monothiol glutaredoxin, giving the protein MTTIEKIQQQIAGNPILLYMKGSPKLPSCGFSAQAVQALSACGERFAYVDILQNPDIRAELPKYANWPTFPQLWVDGELVGGCDIIIEMYQRGELQQLIKETAEKYKEQENQQP; this is encoded by the coding sequence ATGACGACGATTGAAAAAATTCAACAGCAGATTGCCGGCAATCCCATTCTGTTGTACATGAAAGGCTCGCCGAAACTGCCAAGCTGCGGTTTTTCCGCGCAGGCCGTCCAGGCGCTGTCTGCCTGTGGTGAACGTTTCGCCTATGTGGATATCCTGCAAAACCCGGATATCCGCGCTGAATTGCCGAAATATGCCAACTGGCCGACTTTCCCCCAGCTCTGGGTTGACGGCGAATTGGTTGGCGGCTGTGACATCATCATCGAAATGTACCAGCGCGGCGAGTTGCAGCAACTGATCAAAGAAACCGCAGAGAAGTACAAAGAACAGGAAAACCAGCAGCCTTAA
- a CDS encoding riboflavin synthase subunit alpha, translating to MFTGIVQGTAPLVAIDEKPNFRTHVIDMPADLLPGLELGASVAHNGCCLTVTAIEGSRVSFDLIKETLRLTNLGALALGEQVNVERAAKFSDEIGGHLMSGHIICTAEIAKIHTSENNRQIWFQIPDATLMKYVLHKGFIGIDGISLTIGEVINNRFCVHLIPETLERTTLGKKRLGDRVNIEIDPQTQAVVDTVERVLASRNAVAVVEEVVAKL from the coding sequence ATGTTTACCGGCATAGTACAAGGCACTGCACCGTTGGTTGCTATCGATGAAAAACCCAACTTCCGTACCCATGTGATTGATATGCCGGCAGACTTGCTGCCTGGGCTGGAGCTGGGCGCCTCGGTGGCGCACAACGGTTGCTGTCTGACGGTGACCGCGATAGAAGGTAGCCGCGTTAGTTTTGATTTGATCAAGGAAACGCTGCGCTTGACCAACCTTGGGGCGTTGGCGCTCGGTGAGCAGGTGAATGTCGAGCGTGCGGCCAAATTCAGCGATGAGATTGGCGGCCATTTGATGTCCGGCCATATTATCTGCACGGCGGAAATCGCTAAAATCCATACTTCGGAAAATAACCGCCAGATTTGGTTCCAGATCCCTGACGCTACGCTGATGAAATATGTATTGCACAAAGGTTTTATCGGCATTGACGGTATTAGCCTGACGATTGGCGAAGTGATTAATAACCGTTTTTGCGTGCACTTGATTCCTGAAACCCTTGAGCGCACCACCCTGGGTAAAAAACGTCTGGGCGACCGGGTGAATATCGAAATTGATCCGCAAACGCAGGCGGTGGTGGATACCGTTGAGCGGGTGCTTGCCAGCCGGAATGCGGTGGCGGTAGTAGAAGAGGTGGTTGCCAAGCTGTAA
- the punR gene encoding DNA-binding transcriptional activator PunR has product MWSEYSLEVVDAVARTGSFSAAAQELHRVPSAVSYTVRQLEQWLAVPLFERRHRDVELTPAGALFVQEARVVIKNMLDTRRRCQQVANGWRGQLKIALDIIVKPQRSRQLILDFYRHFPDVELMLYPEVFNGVWDALADGRVDMAIGATRAVPVGGGFSFRDMGFMNWQCVVSPDHPLAQYAGPLQDDQLRQFPALMLEDTSRNLPKRVTWALNNQRRLVVPDWVSAIDCLRSGLCMGMVPAHRGRPLIASGELHELQLEEAYPPSACCLTWQQQALAPAMAWLLEYLGDSETLNQEWLSEHTPGDACPGVYD; this is encoded by the coding sequence ATGTGGTCTGAATACTCACTTGAGGTGGTGGATGCCGTTGCGCGTACCGGCAGCTTTAGCGCCGCGGCGCAGGAGCTGCACCGGGTGCCTTCTGCGGTCAGCTATACGGTGCGCCAACTGGAGCAGTGGCTGGCGGTGCCGCTGTTTGAACGGCGCCACCGTGACGTTGAATTGACCCCGGCCGGGGCGCTATTTGTGCAGGAAGCACGCGTGGTTATAAAAAATATGCTCGATACGCGCCGCCGCTGCCAGCAGGTGGCCAACGGTTGGCGCGGGCAGTTGAAAATCGCGCTGGATATCATCGTTAAACCCCAGCGCAGCCGCCAATTGATCCTGGATTTTTATCGTCACTTTCCGGATGTGGAGCTGATGCTGTATCCCGAAGTGTTCAACGGCGTGTGGGACGCGCTGGCCGACGGGCGGGTGGATATGGCGATTGGCGCCACCCGTGCCGTACCGGTGGGCGGTGGTTTTAGTTTCCGCGATATGGGGTTTATGAACTGGCAGTGCGTGGTCAGCCCCGATCACCCATTGGCGCAATACGCTGGGCCGCTGCAGGACGATCAACTGCGCCAATTCCCGGCGCTGATGCTGGAGGATACCTCGCGCAACCTGCCCAAACGCGTGACCTGGGCGTTGAATAATCAGCGGCGGCTGGTGGTGCCGGATTGGGTATCGGCGATCGATTGCCTGCGCAGTGGATTATGCATGGGTATGGTGCCGGCCCACCGCGGGCGGCCATTGATCGCCAGCGGCGAACTGCACGAACTGCAACTGGAAGAGGCCTATCCGCCCAGTGCTTGCTGCCTGACCTGGCAGCAGCAGGCATTGGCGCCGGCGATGGCCTGGCTATTGGAGTATCTTGGCGATAGCGAAACGCTGAATCAAGAGTGGCTTAGCGAGCATACGCCGGGGGATGCATGCCCCGGCGTGTATGATTAA
- a CDS encoding YnhF family membrane protein: protein MDTDLKLSLFTTVCALAMIIIFSFTAVMH from the coding sequence ATGGATACCGATCTGAAGTTATCGCTGTTTACGACGGTGTGTGCGCTGGCGATGATTATTATCTTTAGCTTTACCGCTGTGATGCACTGA
- the cfa gene encoding cyclopropane fatty acyl phospholipid synthase, with amino-acid sequence MSSSCIEDLSIQDNQWYRIAHEMLSMAGIAINGSRPFDIKVKNPDFFKRVLQEGSLGLGESYMDGWWECERLDVFFQRVINAGLERKLPHHLKDTLRIATARLVNLQSKKRAWIVGKEHYDLGNDLFTLMLDPYMQYSCAYWKDAKTLEQAQEAKLQLICEKLQLQPGMRLLDIGCGWGGLSAYAAKNFGVSVVGVTISAEQQKLAQARCAGLDVKILLQDYRDLQQQFDRIVSVGMFEHVGPKNYRTYFNVVERNLKPDGLFLLHTIGSNRTDMNVDPWINKYIFPNGCLPSVTQIAHASEGHFVMEDWHNIGADYDRTLMAWYERFQQAWPQLAARYSERLERMFSYYLNACAGAFRARDIQLWQVVFSPKGVAGGIRVAR; translated from the coding sequence ATGAGTTCATCGTGTATAGAAGATCTGAGCATCCAGGATAACCAATGGTATCGTATCGCCCATGAAATGCTCAGCATGGCCGGTATTGCAATAAATGGCTCACGACCTTTCGATATCAAGGTTAAAAACCCTGATTTTTTTAAACGTGTCCTCCAGGAAGGTTCCCTCGGCCTGGGGGAAAGCTACATGGACGGCTGGTGGGAATGCGAACGGTTGGATGTCTTCTTCCAGCGCGTCATCAATGCCGGTTTGGAAAGGAAACTCCCCCACCACCTGAAAGACACGCTGCGTATCGCCACTGCGCGTCTGGTTAACCTGCAATCGAAAAAGCGCGCCTGGATCGTCGGGAAAGAACATTACGATCTGGGTAACGATCTTTTCACCCTGATGCTCGATCCCTACATGCAGTATTCCTGTGCGTACTGGAAAGATGCCAAAACCCTGGAACAGGCTCAGGAAGCCAAACTGCAGTTGATCTGTGAAAAACTGCAACTTCAGCCTGGAATGCGCCTGCTGGATATCGGCTGTGGCTGGGGCGGGCTTTCCGCCTATGCCGCTAAAAATTTTGGCGTTTCCGTGGTCGGCGTGACCATCTCCGCCGAGCAACAGAAGCTGGCGCAGGCGCGCTGTGCCGGGCTGGACGTGAAAATTCTGCTGCAGGACTACCGCGATCTGCAGCAACAGTTTGATCGTATCGTTTCCGTCGGCATGTTCGAACACGTTGGCCCGAAAAACTACCGCACCTATTTCAACGTGGTTGAGCGCAACTTAAAGCCCGATGGTTTATTCCTGCTGCACACCATTGGCTCAAACCGCACCGATATGAATGTCGATCCCTGGATCAACAAATATATTTTCCCGAACGGCTGCCTTCCTTCGGTTACGCAAATCGCGCATGCTAGTGAAGGGCATTTTGTGATGGAAGATTGGCATAATATTGGCGCGGATTACGATCGCACGCTTATGGCTTGGTATGAACGCTTCCAACAAGCATGGCCGCAGTTGGCCGCACGTTATTCCGAGCGTTTAGAACGGATGTTCAGTTATTATTTGAACGCCTGTGCCGGTGCGTTCCGCGCCCGCGATATTCAGCTGTGGCAGGTGGTGTTCAGCCCGAAAGGCGTTGCCGGCGGCATTCGCGTTGCCCGCTAA
- the gloA gene encoding lactoylglutathione lyase, translated as MRLLHTMIRVGDLQRAIDFYTKVLGMRLLRTSENPEYKYSLAFVGYTDESEGAVIELTYNWGVDSYDMGTAFGHLALGVDDVAATCNSIRAAGGKVTREAGPVKGGTTVIAFVEDPDGYKIELIENKHAGHGLGN; from the coding sequence ATGCGCTTACTCCATACCATGATCCGCGTCGGGGACCTGCAACGCGCCATCGACTTTTATACCAAGGTATTAGGGATGCGCTTGCTGCGTACCAGCGAAAATCCGGAATACAAATATTCGCTGGCGTTTGTAGGCTATACCGATGAAAGTGAAGGTGCCGTCATTGAACTGACTTACAACTGGGGCGTTGACAGCTATGATATGGGCACCGCGTTCGGGCATCTGGCGCTGGGCGTCGATGACGTGGCGGCAACCTGTAACAGCATCCGCGCTGCCGGCGGCAAGGTCACGCGTGAAGCCGGCCCCGTCAAAGGCGGCACCACAGTGATAGCCTTTGTTGAAGATCCGGACGGTTATAAAATCGAGCTGATCGAAAACAAACATGCCGGTCATGGCCTCGGCAACTGA
- a CDS encoding C40 family peptidase yields MRSLFTLFVMLFTMLFFNLAHAAPQARVSAEQRKSHVNDARADDRKKKKQDKAGKKAKVAAPQKTVKHELTQHSEKKTARLRKSVSKTQRVTKIKVTPPKKGYKKGYGRHREAGIATAKLLGAEKPLKLSPAHKKRYQHAKQTAMAKLLDQMGKPYRWGGASPMTGFDCSGLIYYAYKDVVKIKMPRTANEMYHLRDAAPISRSELERGDLVFFRINNRGAADHVGVYLGNGKFIQSPRTGEEIRISQLDNDYWQNHYIGARRVVTPSTIR; encoded by the coding sequence ATGCGTTCACTGTTTACGCTCTTTGTGATGCTCTTTACTATGCTCTTCTTCAACCTGGCGCATGCTGCGCCACAGGCTCGCGTTTCTGCCGAGCAGCGAAAAAGCCACGTTAATGATGCCCGGGCTGACGATCGCAAGAAAAAGAAGCAGGACAAAGCCGGTAAAAAAGCCAAAGTGGCCGCCCCACAAAAAACAGTAAAGCATGAATTAACCCAGCACAGCGAAAAAAAGACCGCCCGCCTGCGTAAAAGCGTTAGCAAAACGCAACGCGTAACAAAAATAAAAGTCACGCCGCCGAAAAAGGGCTACAAGAAAGGCTACGGCCGGCACCGCGAAGCCGGCATCGCAACTGCCAAACTGCTTGGCGCTGAAAAACCGCTCAAACTTAGCCCCGCCCACAAAAAACGTTATCAGCATGCCAAACAAACCGCGATGGCAAAACTGTTGGATCAAATGGGGAAACCCTACCGCTGGGGGGGCGCATCGCCAATGACCGGCTTTGACTGCAGCGGCCTGATTTATTACGCCTATAAAGACGTGGTGAAGATAAAAATGCCGCGCACCGCCAATGAAATGTATCACCTGCGCGATGCCGCGCCGATCAGTCGCAGCGAGCTGGAACGCGGCGATTTAGTGTTCTTCCGCATCAATAACCGCGGCGCAGCCGATCACGTTGGTGTTTATTTGGGCAATGGCAAATTTATTCAGTCGCCACGTACCGGCGAAGAGATCCGCATCAGCCAGTTGGATAATGACTACTGGCAAAACCATTATATCGGCGCACGCCGCGTCGTTACGCCAAGCACCATCCGCTAA
- the rnt gene encoding ribonuclease T — translation MRAEFDEDKKLMAEKSDLNALCGRFRGFYPVVIDVETAGFNAKTDALLEIAAVTLKMDENGWLQQDETLHFHVEPFEGANLQPEALAFNGIDPNNPLRGAVSEYDALHAIFKAVRKGIKDQGCNRAIIVAHNATFDHSFLMAAAERAGLKRNPFHPFATFDTAALSGLVLGQTVLAKACIAAGMPFDSSQAHSALYDTEQTALLFCELVNRWKRLGGWPLAVAEDC, via the coding sequence ATGCGCGCTGAATTCGATGAAGATAAGAAACTAATGGCAGAAAAAAGTGATCTTAACGCCCTGTGTGGCCGTTTTCGGGGTTTTTACCCCGTAGTGATTGACGTTGAAACCGCAGGCTTCAACGCCAAAACCGATGCATTGCTGGAAATCGCCGCCGTCACGCTGAAAATGGACGAAAACGGCTGGCTACAGCAGGACGAAACCCTACACTTCCACGTTGAACCGTTCGAAGGCGCCAACCTGCAGCCCGAAGCACTGGCGTTTAACGGGATCGACCCAAACAATCCGCTGCGTGGCGCGGTGAGTGAATACGATGCGCTGCATGCGATTTTTAAAGCCGTGCGTAAAGGCATCAAAGATCAGGGCTGCAACCGGGCGATCATCGTGGCGCATAATGCGACCTTTGATCACAGCTTCCTGATGGCGGCGGCTGAACGCGCCGGGCTTAAGCGCAACCCGTTCCACCCGTTTGCGACCTTCGATACGGCGGCGCTCAGCGGTTTGGTGCTGGGGCAAACTGTGCTGGCCAAGGCCTGTATTGCCGCAGGCATGCCGTTTGACAGCAGCCAGGCCCACTCTGCGCTGTACGACACAGAGCAAACCGCCCTACTGTTTTGCGAATTGGTTAACCGCTGGAAGCGCCTTGGCGGCTGGCCGCTGGCCGTTGCCGAAGATTGCTAA
- a CDS encoding MATE family efflux transporter: MQKYLKEARSLLALAIPVIIAQVSQTAMGVVDTIMAGSYSATDMAAVAVGTSIWLPAILFGHGLVLALTPVIAQLNGAGRRERIAHQVNQGFWLASAVSVLIIAVLYNSKFVIDMMHNIDPELERKAVGYLHTIMWGAPGFLFFQVLRNQCEGLSKTKPGMIIGFIGLLINIPINYVLIFGKFGFPELGGIGCGVATGSVYWLMFLMMRWYVKRAPSQRDIKLLPTQHRGPDWATIKRLIGIGMPVALAIFFEVTLFAVVALLVSPLGIVAVAGHQIALNFSALMFVLPLSLGVAATIRVGYNLGKGSVEGARIAANASIGVGIAMATATALFTAILREPIALLYNDNPAVVTMASHLMLLAALYQISDSIQVIGSGILRGYKDTRSIFFITFIAYWLLGLPSGYLLALTDILVPAMGPSGFWIGFIIGLTFAAILMALRMRWLQKQSASLILHRSAR, encoded by the coding sequence GTGCAGAAATACCTCAAGGAAGCGCGTAGTTTATTAGCCCTCGCCATTCCCGTCATTATTGCGCAAGTTTCACAAACCGCCATGGGCGTAGTGGATACCATCATGGCCGGTTCCTACAGCGCCACCGACATGGCCGCGGTTGCGGTAGGCACCTCTATCTGGCTGCCGGCCATTCTCTTCGGCCATGGCCTGGTGCTGGCCTTAACGCCGGTTATCGCTCAACTCAACGGTGCCGGCCGGCGTGAGCGGATTGCGCACCAGGTCAATCAGGGCTTTTGGTTGGCTTCTGCGGTTTCCGTGCTGATTATCGCCGTGCTGTACAACAGCAAATTCGTCATCGACATGATGCATAACATCGATCCTGAACTGGAAAGAAAAGCCGTTGGCTACCTGCATACCATTATGTGGGGCGCGCCGGGCTTTCTGTTCTTCCAGGTGCTGCGTAATCAGTGTGAGGGGCTGTCAAAAACCAAACCAGGGATGATCATTGGCTTTATCGGCCTGCTGATAAACATCCCGATTAACTACGTGCTGATTTTCGGCAAATTCGGCTTCCCTGAATTGGGCGGGATCGGCTGCGGCGTCGCGACCGGCAGCGTCTACTGGCTGATGTTCCTGATGATGCGCTGGTATGTCAAACGCGCGCCGTCACAACGCGACATCAAACTGTTGCCGACCCAGCACCGGGGGCCTGACTGGGCGACGATAAAACGCCTGATTGGCATTGGCATGCCGGTGGCGTTGGCGATTTTCTTCGAAGTTACGCTGTTTGCCGTTGTGGCGCTGTTGGTTTCGCCGTTAGGCATTGTCGCCGTGGCGGGCCACCAGATTGCGCTCAACTTCAGCGCCTTGATGTTCGTACTGCCGTTGTCGTTGGGCGTGGCGGCGACCATCCGCGTGGGCTATAACCTGGGGAAAGGTTCCGTCGAGGGCGCGCGCATTGCCGCCAATGCGTCCATCGGCGTGGGTATCGCTATGGCTACCGCCACCGCGCTATTTACCGCCATTCTGCGCGAACCCATTGCCTTACTGTATAACGACAACCCCGCCGTGGTCACAATGGCCTCGCATTTGATGCTGCTGGCGGCGCTTTACCAGATTTCCGACTCGATCCAAGTGATCGGCAGCGGTATCCTGCGCGGTTACAAAGACACCCGTTCGATTTTCTTTATTACCTTTATCGCCTATTGGCTGCTGGGCCTGCCAAGCGGTTATTTACTGGCGTTAACCGATATTCTGGTGCCGGCGATGGGGCCGAGCGGTTTTTGGATTGGCTTTATCATCGGCCTGACCTTTGCTGCTATCCTGATGGCGTTGCGCATGCGCTGGTTGCAAAAACAGTCCGCCAGCTTGATTCTGCACCGCTCCGCGCGTTAA
- the purR gene encoding HTH-type transcriptional repressor PurR: protein MATIKDVAKRAGVSTTTVSHVINKTRFVAEETKAAVWAAIKELHYSPSAVARSLKVNHTKSIGLLATSSEAPYFAEVIEAVENSCYSKGYTLILCNSHNNLDKQRAYLAMLAQKRVDGLLVMCSEYPEQLLGMLEDYRNIPMVVMDWGSARGDFTDTILDNAFEGGYLAGRYLIERGHRDIGIIPGQLSRNTGGGRHQGFLKALQEANIEVREEWIVQGDFEPESGYQAMHQILSQKHRPTAVFCGGDIMAMGAICAADELGLRVPQDISVIGYDNVRNARYFSPALTTIHQPKERLGEMAFAMLLDRIISKRETSQVIEVHPKLVERRSVADGPFIDYRR from the coding sequence ATGGCAACGATAAAAGATGTGGCCAAACGCGCGGGCGTTTCCACCACCACCGTTTCCCACGTCATCAATAAAACCCGTTTCGTCGCCGAAGAAACCAAAGCGGCCGTATGGGCAGCCATCAAGGAACTGCATTATTCCCCAAGCGCCGTGGCCCGCAGCCTGAAGGTCAACCACACCAAGTCCATCGGCCTGCTGGCGACCTCCAGCGAAGCCCCCTACTTTGCCGAAGTGATCGAAGCCGTCGAAAACAGCTGTTACAGCAAAGGCTACACGCTGATTTTGTGCAACTCCCATAATAACCTGGACAAACAGCGCGCTTACCTGGCGATGCTGGCGCAAAAACGCGTCGATGGCCTGCTAGTGATGTGCTCGGAATACCCGGAGCAGCTGCTGGGCATGCTGGAAGACTACCGTAATATTCCCATGGTGGTGATGGACTGGGGCTCGGCGCGCGGCGACTTCACCGACACCATCCTGGACAACGCCTTTGAAGGCGGCTATCTGGCCGGCCGTTACCTGATCGAACGTGGGCACCGCGACATTGGCATTATCCCCGGCCAGCTTTCGCGCAACACCGGCGGTGGCCGCCACCAGGGCTTCCTGAAAGCGCTGCAGGAAGCCAATATAGAGGTGCGCGAAGAGTGGATTGTGCAAGGGGATTTCGAGCCGGAATCCGGCTACCAGGCCATGCACCAGATACTGTCGCAAAAACACCGCCCGACCGCCGTGTTTTGCGGGGGCGACATTATGGCGATGGGGGCGATCTGCGCCGCGGACGAACTTGGCCTGCGGGTGCCGCAAGACATTTCCGTCATTGGCTATGACAACGTGCGCAATGCGCGCTACTTTAGCCCGGCGTTGACGACCATTCACCAGCCGAAAGAGCGCCTGGGCGAGATGGCGTTCGCCATGTTGCTTGACCGCATTATCAGCAAGCGTGAAACATCGCAAGTGATTGAAGTGCACCCTAAGCTGGTTGAACGCCGCTCCGTGGCCGACGGCCCGTTTATCGACTACCGCCGTTAA
- the sodB gene encoding superoxide dismutase [Fe]: MSFELPALPYAKNALEPHISAETLEYHYGKHHNTYVVNLNNLVKGSEFEGKSLVDIIKTASGGVFNNAAQVWNHTFYWHCLSPQGGGEPSGAVADAINQSFGSFAQFKEAFTKSAIGNFGSGWTWLVKKADGSLAIVNTSNAATPLTGDDKPLLTVDVWEHAYYIDYRNARPNYLENFWALVNWAFVAENLA; this comes from the coding sequence ATGTCGTTTGAATTACCTGCATTACCGTATGCAAAAAACGCCCTCGAGCCGCACATTTCCGCCGAAACGCTGGAATACCACTATGGCAAGCACCATAACACCTACGTGGTTAACCTGAACAATTTGGTGAAAGGCAGCGAGTTTGAAGGGAAATCCCTGGTTGATATCATCAAAACCGCCAGCGGCGGCGTGTTCAACAACGCCGCACAGGTATGGAACCACACCTTCTATTGGCACTGCCTGTCGCCACAAGGCGGCGGTGAACCTAGCGGCGCGGTGGCTGATGCCATCAACCAATCCTTCGGCTCTTTCGCCCAGTTCAAAGAGGCATTCACCAAGTCTGCCATCGGCAACTTCGGTTCCGGCTGGACCTGGCTGGTGAAAAAAGCAGATGGTAGCCTGGCTATCGTCAACACCTCCAACGCGGCAACCCCGCTGACCGGTGACGACAAACCGCTGCTGACCGTGGATGTGTGGGAACACGCCTACTATATCGATTACCGCAATGCACGCCCCAACTACCTGGAAAACTTCTGGGCGCTGGTCAACTGGGCATTTGTGGCAGAAAACCTGGCGTAA
- the tnpA gene encoding IS200/IS605 family transposase, whose translation MGDEKSLAHTRWNCKYHIVFAPKYRRQAFYGEKRLAIGSILRKLCEWKNVRILKAECCADHIHMLVEIPPKMSVSGFMGYLKGKSSLMLYEQFGDLKFKYRNREFWCRGYYVDTVGKNTAKIQEYIKHQLEEDKMGEQLSIPYPGSPFTGRK comes from the coding sequence ATGGGGGACGAAAAGAGCTTAGCGCACACCCGATGGAACTGTAAATATCACATAGTTTTTGCGCCAAAATACCGAAGACAAGCGTTCTACGGAGAGAAACGTCTGGCGATAGGCAGTATCTTAAGAAAGCTATGTGAGTGGAAAAATGTACGGATCCTGAAAGCTGAATGCTGCGCAGATCATATCCATATGCTTGTGGAAATCCCGCCCAAAATGAGCGTATCTGGCTTTATGGGATATCTGAAAGGGAAAAGCAGTCTGATGCTTTATGAGCAGTTTGGAGATCTGAAATTCAAATACAGAAACAGGGAGTTCTGGTGCCGGGGGTACTACGTAGATACGGTGGGGAAGAACACCGCGAAGATACAGGAATACATAAAGCACCAACTTGAAGAGGATAAAATGGGCGAGCAGTTATCGATCCCTTACCCGGGCAGCCCGTTTACGGGCCGTAAGTAA
- the punC gene encoding purine nucleoside transporter PunC, producing MRNFGLLFYLSGLSMLGYQATDMYLPAFGVMQQELQISAGAISASLSIFLAGFAFAQLLWGPLSDKLGRKPVLLIGLTLFGLGCLGMLWVQTALQLWCLRFIQAIGVCSAAVSWQALVVDRYQGSRANQIFATIMPLVALSPALAPLLGAWLLSHIGWRAIFAVLLAITVALLAPTLALKDKRRLPQASGDNVAPVGFLQLLRSPIFSGNVMVFAACSAGFFAWLTGSPFILSAMGYTPSDIGLSYMPQTLAFLVGGYGCRSALKRLNGNALLPWLLIAYGVSMIALYLVATLTQPTLTSLLVPFCLMALVNGATYPIVVANALMPFPTGTGKAAALQNTLQLGLCFIASMLVSAFIANPLIATVTVMASTVLLAMLGYFIQRDKPQPGERATGASADAFS from the coding sequence ATGCGTAATTTTGGACTACTTTTTTACCTTTCCGGCCTAAGCATGCTGGGCTACCAGGCGACGGATATGTATCTGCCGGCCTTTGGCGTCATGCAACAAGAACTGCAAATTTCCGCTGGTGCGATCAGCGCCAGCCTAAGTATTTTTTTAGCCGGTTTTGCCTTCGCTCAACTGCTGTGGGGGCCGCTGTCCGACAAACTGGGGCGCAAACCGGTGTTGTTGATCGGCCTGACGCTATTTGGCCTGGGTTGCCTGGGCATGCTGTGGGTACAAACGGCGCTGCAACTGTGGTGTCTGCGCTTTATTCAGGCTATCGGCGTGTGTTCAGCCGCGGTGAGCTGGCAGGCGCTGGTGGTGGATCGCTACCAGGGTAGCCGGGCCAACCAAATTTTCGCCACCATTATGCCGTTGGTGGCATTATCGCCGGCCCTGGCACCGTTGCTGGGCGCCTGGCTGCTAAGCCACATCGGCTGGCGGGCGATCTTCGCTGTTTTACTGGCCATTACCGTCGCATTACTGGCGCCGACCCTGGCGCTGAAGGATAAACGCCGCTTACCGCAAGCCAGCGGCGATAACGTGGCGCCAGTCGGCTTTCTGCAACTGCTGCGTTCGCCCATTTTCAGCGGCAATGTGATGGTGTTTGCCGCCTGCTCCGCCGGCTTCTTTGCCTGGTTGACCGGTTCGCCGTTTATTCTCAGCGCTATGGGCTATACGCCAAGCGACATTGGCTTAAGCTATATGCCCCAGACTCTGGCTTTCTTAGTGGGGGGATATGGTTGCCGCAGCGCGCTCAAACGCCTGAACGGCAATGCGCTGTTGCCATGGCTGCTGATAGCCTATGGCGTGAGTATGATCGCGTTGTATCTGGTGGCAACCCTCACGCAGCCTACGTTGACCAGCCTGCTGGTGCCCTTCTGCCTGATGGCACTGGTGAACGGGGCCACTTACCCGATCGTGGTTGCCAACGCGCTGATGCCTTTCCCAACCGGCACCGGTAAAGCGGCTGCGTTGCAAAACACACTGCAGTTGGGGCTGTGCTTCATTGCCAGCATGCTGGTTTCAGCCTTTATTGCAAACCCACTGATTGCCACCGTGACGGTGATGGCTTCAACCGTGTTGCTGGCGATGCTCGGTTATTTTATCCAGCGCGATAAGCCGCAGCCAGGCGAGCGTGCCACCGGCGCTAGCGCCGACGCTTTTTCATAA